In Ooceraea biroi isolate clonal line C1 chromosome 6, Obir_v5.4, whole genome shotgun sequence, the genomic stretch CTGATGATACCGCCGAAGGCACAGTGGATGGTGGATGCTCGCGATGGAAGCTTTGTAGATGTGACAACAGTCGCAACCGTAAGGGATCTCTCTCATCCAGGCCTTCCATAGTTACTAAGTAGCGGCCCACCTCGGCAGCGCATTCGCCCCAGCCAACCGCGTGGTAATCCATGGCTAGCTTTGTGCTGTCGTAGCCCTCTGGTCctgcaattttcatttatattgtaagatcaaacattttaaatttctatatattaaatttgtatatatcaTGTCTTGtattcgcgcgcgtgtgcgtgtgtgatGTAAATATAACAATGACAATAAGCGAGATGGCAcgcatcaaattaatttttaagttcATGCATATTTGTGAAAAACgttaaaatatgatttaaaaaatgtaaatttgtttgaaaaatacaaatatgtaaaatacaaatataaaagatttgttaaaataataaataaacaaagtACTTTTATgacacaaaaatattattttcgtgGATCAAAAACGTGCATCTGCAAATAAAGATCTTTTGTATGCTTTTAATTTCGCAATAACGTGGTGTACATATACCATGAATTGAgcattttagctttaatagcTAGTAGATCATTCTATATACGTGAAATAGGGCAGGTAGCGTGAGAACCATTTAGACCCCTACAGAATTACCAAAAGTCATGTGTGAAATGTATACATCGTGAACGAAAGAAATGCTTCACGTtatttcacaagttttcgactatcctataatataatttttacaagcAAAAATTGTTGTTATTGCTGAAGCTtcgataaatgtttttaaaatttgtactaatttgtaaaacttgttgatatattatgtaaaatataaagaaaatcaaactgagtacataaaattcttttttgcataatattagaataggataaaatattatttcttgaaatattaatctatcattattaaaacatcATGAAACGATAGAGCAGCTATGAAaggagaaatttttaaatattggatAAACCTTGAATTAAAGGAACATGTTTGTTAGTTGCACATATAGCTGTTAATCCTGGGAGCAATAATTCTGTACGGtgagataaaatttaatatcacgcAGTTTTTCGGGAGCCTCTCACGCTTCTCTTGACGTGCGCGCTCACAAGTAAGGAAACATGTTCACATGTACACAGTCGCGTACACGCGTATGGATGATGGTGCGTGTCCACGCGCACTCTTATACACTAGCTAGCTGGTTTCCCACAGGGTTCAACATCTGCCTCAGACCGATTCGTCCACCGTTTCCCTTACGAAGGGCGCCACGAAACCCTCGGGCCCACCGTCACCGAATCGTGGGAACACTATTTTCCGAGAGTTGTTGACTTCCTGTACTTCCTGTCTGCCTGTCCCATAGGATCTCTGTGCCCAGTTTAACACCTGCTCCATCTCGTTTATAGCCAGGGTTTTCTTGCGTTCTTTACGGATGGACCAAATACCATTTTGTCTcgtaaatttctttctttttttaagataCTTGTCGTGAATATTATTGTACTAATgtacaatattgaaaagaatattgttttgattaaaacatatattttttaaatatttataaaatcatgTAAATTATAGTATCATTAATACGTTTACAAAATATCATgtttaaaaaagtttaaagTTTGCAACGTTTTTCCAAGatgttctttaattattttgcaaatttatttaattaactttaaattaattaactaatctTTTCAGTACAGATATGTTTATgttgcataattttaatttaatgttttatgtttatgtttatatgttatatgtttTTAGAAGTTTTTAAAAGTTGACTAGTGAATATTCAAGttttatattagatattacTTAAATTCCAGTGtaagaaaattgagaaaattgcaaaatataccGAAAATCATCCTAAGCCGCAAGACAAAgattacgtaataaataaataagtatatcTTACAAACAGAATTTCCGCTACGAAACTTCTGACCTTATGCGTAAAACGTATAAACTCCGAACGGTTTGCAGTTATGTTCAACGACATTGATCTTAACTAAACTATTCTTTCGCGATTAAAAtccgtttaataaatttaataaattaaaccgAAAATTTCTGAAATCGCGAAACTACGATGAGAATTATACTAATTGTAAgcaaatatgtaacaatattgGATATATCAAATCAGAgcgtttgtaaaataaatcgatttaGATTCAGAAATAATTCAAGGAGGGATTAAGAAAGAGGAACGTTGGACTTACCTTTATTGCGGAGAGTGCGCAGatgctcaacggtgagctgcAGAATCTCAGCCTTCTCCAGCTTTCCGCTATGAGGATCTCTCGCGGCTGCCGGAACCAATCTCCTGAGCTCGCCGAGGGATGCGTTGATTCTGTCACGACGTTTTTTCTCGATCATTCCTCTTCTGCGTTTTCGCGATGCATGTTGACAGGAGTCTCCTCCAGGCGAATTGCATCTGCAACAAGAATATTGAGAAAGatttaaaatgtgaaaacgcGATTCGTAATTCCTTTCGCTCAccgaatttttcaattttgttttaatcagAGAAGGTTGTTTTAATTGCATATTGTTAATCCATCTTATAAAAGACACAATAATTGGCTTCTTAATTTTCAGCCGGGTTAAAACAATGCTGCTTTAATTGCGCGACTCTATTgggaaataaagaaacatatgTCGCGCGAGAATTAATCAACGATTCCTAAAGAGtgattgttcttttttttagcaattttctttatcacataattatcattttgtattaacttataatatcgtcgaataattttaattattccattgtttttacaatatgtatatgtctAAAAATCGCtttttaattctatacatTCAAAGAAGCtctttttgaaagaaattaaattttagaaaattataaattattattatgaagacataaatatttgttttgacTGTTTTGTGTAACTTTTGTGTAAAAAGTTTCTTCCACCTAGACTAAATgagaaattgaataattaagaTATGAAAGTATACACACGGTTCCTTGCCGCTTTCCTCCGAGAATACGTCATCGCAATCGGAGTCGCTCATAGTTCTCTTCAAATTTCTTTGCTGATGTCCCTGATTTTGTTGCGGTGGCTGTTGTTGCTGCGATTGCTGCTGCGGTTGGCCACTATTTCGAACCCTTAAATCCGTGTCGATCTTTAATTCTAAAAACTCGTGATTAGGTCGTGCAT encodes the following:
- the LOC105276543 gene encoding hairy/enhancer-of-split related with YRPW motif protein, with translation MWRVVVARSDDNSTLLSSEITSGVAASSHLPPPPPPPPPPPPPGHHWGYPQPPHHPSYQTSLQHSDMRHHHDMRPPAPHELRHAAGDLRNQDLQRLDLRHPEMQRHQDIRQQDIQTMRSDISIGHARPNHEFLELKIDTDLRVRNSGQPQQQSQQQQPPQQNQGHQQRNLKRTMSDSDCDDVFSEESGKEPCNSPGGDSCQHASRKRRRGMIEKKRRDRINASLGELRRLVPAAARDPHSGKLEKAEILQLTVEHLRTLRNKGPEGYDSTKLAMDYHAVGWGECAAEVGRYLVTMEGLDERDPLRLRLLSHLQSFHREHPPSTVPSAVSSVPTTLTSISTASSYEAPSTIVSTGISSGAGGMPPLLGSSTLGWGQYPGQYPQQQHGKHYRPWGTGELAY